The genomic region GCGCCAGCGTGTCATCGACGACGGTCGTGGGCCCGGGCGGCGGTTGCGCCGCGACGAGTTCCTCGCGGCGACGACGGGCGGTGTCCGAGCGGGCGGCGTCGACGAAACAGCGCCACGCGGTCGTGATCAGCCACCCCTTCGGATCCTGCGGCGGCTGCCGGGGCCAGGTGGTGAGCGCTTTGACCAGGGCTTCCTGGGTGGCGTCCTCGGCGGAGGCGAAATCGGCGCCGCGACGGACGAGCACACCCAGCACGCCGGGCATCAGGTCGCGCAGCCGCCGTTCGTCGATCACTGGTCGAAGACCGTCGGCCCTGTGGTCAGGAACGGCCGCAGCTCCAGCCACTCGTGGATCGGTCGGCCGCCGGCGCCGGGGGCCGCGGAGAGTTCACCGGCAAGCTCGACGGCACGGTCGTAGGAGTCCACGTCGATGATCATGAACCCCGCGATGAGGTCCTTGGTCTCGGCGAACGGGCCGTCGGTGACCGGCGGCCGACCGTCGCCGTCGTAGCGCACCCAGGCGCCGTCGGGGGCCAGCGCGCTCTCGCCGACGAACTCGCCGGTCTCCTTGAGCCGGTCGGCGAAGTCGGCCATGTACTTGATGTGCGCCGCGATCTCCTCGGGCGTCCACCGGTCCATCGGCACGTCGTTGACCGCCGCCGGAGCGCCGCGGTAGTGCTTGAGCAGCAGGTACTTGGCCATGGGGGTTCTCCTTCGTCTCGGTTGGTTCACCCCTGGGACGGAGCCGTGGCGTCGTTCTCGACACCATCGTGCTGGTGCGCCGGGTTCGACACCAGGCTCGTGATCCGGCGGAGTTTGCCGCCCGGGCCTGGAAAACGGCGTCTAGCTGCGATGACGCGCGTCCATCCGATCGGAGACCTTTGTCACTTTTGTAACGGGAGTAACTTGGGTAACAGTTTGGTTACACCGAGCGATACCCCGATTGAAAGAGGCGAATGGACCACCACGATGAACACCGTCCTGTATCTGAGCGTCGACGGCGCGGTCTACGAGACCCGCGCCTACACCCCCGCTGACATTGACCGCCTGATCCACGACCACCAGCTGGAGTGCCTCTCCAGCGCCGACCGGCAGTTCGACTTCTGGTTCAGTCCCGCGGCCGCGGGCTGCCAGCGCCGGGTCAACCGCACCGCCACCGAACTGCTGCTCGCGACGACGTCGTTCACCCCGAAGGACGTCCCGCTGCTGCGCGGCTGCGTCGTGATCGCCACCCACGACCACGACGGTGACCTCGACGGGCTGAGCTGGCAGCAGCTCGACCTGCTCAGCGAAGCCGAGCGGTCCCTTCCCGAACGCGAGGCGCGCCGGCTGCGCCGCCGCATCGACCGCGACGACCGTCGCCACGGCCTGGCGCCACGTACGTCCCCGTCGGCGCAGACCCGCAACGTACGGTCGAACCGTGGACTACGAGGACTATCGCACCCATGACGCCGTCGGTCTGGCCCAACTGGTCGCCGACCGGCAGGTAACCGCCGCCGAACTGCTCGAGGCCGCGAAAGCCCGGGCAGCCGAGGTCAATCCACGCATCAACGCGATCATCCGCGATATTCCCGTCACCGCCCCCGAGCGACCCGAGGGCCCGTTCGCCGGGGTGCCGTTCCTCATCAAGGACCTCTCCCAGGATTACGCCGGCCAGCCGACCTCCAGCGGGTCGCGGGCCTTCAGGAACCTGCCCGCCCGCGAACACGCCACCGTCGTGCGGCGCTGGCTCGACGCCGGGCTGACCATCTTCGGCAAAACCAACACCCCCGAATTCGGCGCGAAGGGCATCACCGAACCCGAGGCCTTCGGCCCGAGCCGTAACCCGTGGGATCTCACCCGCAGCCCCGGCGGCTCGTCGGGCGGCTCCGCGGCCGCGGTCGCGGCGGGCATCGTGCCGTGCGCGGGTGCCAGCGACGGCGGCGGCTCGATCCGCATCCCGGCGGCGTGCTGCGGGCTGGTCGGCCTCAAACCGGGCCGCGGCCTGACCCCGTCGGGACCCGCCGTCGCCGAGTCGATGCACGGCGCGGCCGTGCAGGGTGTGGTGTCGCGGACGGTGCGCGACACCGCCGCGATGCTCGACGTGCTGCGCGGCGGCGAGCCGTTCGGACCGTATGCTCCTGCGATTCCGCAGGATTCGTTCCTCTCGGCGGTCGGCGCCGATCCGGGCCGGCTGCGCATCGGGTTCCGGGTGCCGTCGGCGATCAACCCCGATCCGCACCCCGAGG from Mycolicibacterium phlei harbors:
- a CDS encoding YciI family protein, yielding MAKYLLLKHYRGAPAAVNDVPMDRWTPEEIAAHIKYMADFADRLKETGEFVGESALAPDGAWVRYDGDGRPPVTDGPFAETKDLIAGFMIIDVDSYDRAVELAGELSAAPGAGGRPIHEWLELRPFLTTGPTVFDQ
- a CDS encoding amidase — protein: MDYEDYRTHDAVGLAQLVADRQVTAAELLEAAKARAAEVNPRINAIIRDIPVTAPERPEGPFAGVPFLIKDLSQDYAGQPTSSGSRAFRNLPAREHATVVRRWLDAGLTIFGKTNTPEFGAKGITEPEAFGPSRNPWDLTRSPGGSSGGSAAAVAAGIVPCAGASDGGGSIRIPAACCGLVGLKPGRGLTPSGPAVAESMHGAAVQGVVSRTVRDTAAMLDVLRGGEPFGPYAPAIPQDSFLSAVGADPGRLRIGFRVPSAINPDPHPEAYRAVEATVTALTDLGHHVDELPQAPFDDAALARDFLLAWFVYTAWELAEAKQLTGAGDDQFERDTLILAAIGRATSSVDYLDAVHRRHAHTRRLTEYFDSYDLLLTPTLATPPPRIGEFELPAALQKGADLLIKTRTARLLKYTKIVDDMVDKNLAWVPYTQLANLTGRPAISLPLHWTADGLPLGVQFVAPLGGESRLISLAAQLEQAVPWADRIPPL